The Cyanobacteriota bacterium genome has a window encoding:
- the purM gene encoding phosphoribosylformylglycinamidine cyclo-ligase, producing MDYRQAGVDIEAGRDFVRRIQTLVEGTYRPGVLGKLGGFSGLFELPTGYQHPVLVSGTDGVGTKLKLAQSQNVHSTIGIDLVAMCVNDVLTCGAEPLFFLDYLATSQLQPEVLTQVVAGISQGCCQAGCALLGGETAEMPGFYQPGEYDLAGFCVGVVEKANILDGSRVQVGDRVIGLASQGVHSNGFSLVRKILCHLAATELGGDRSEVDLLRHALDYCPPELEGQRLGHLLMTPTQIYVQPVRAIQQANLPIHGMAHITGGGLPENLPRCLGHGQALRLDPNSWQQPPIFNWLATQGDVAIAEMFTTFNMGIGFALIVPTDYTDDVLTVLQDNAVTAWEIGEVIAGEGSVVGIPST from the coding sequence GAACCTATCGACCCGGTGTATTGGGGAAACTGGGTGGCTTTAGCGGCTTATTTGAGTTGCCCACCGGGTATCAGCACCCTGTGTTGGTATCAGGGACTGATGGAGTTGGCACAAAGCTCAAACTAGCTCAGAGTCAGAATGTCCATAGCACGATCGGCATTGATTTAGTGGCTATGTGCGTCAACGATGTGTTGACCTGCGGCGCAGAACCACTGTTTTTTCTAGACTACTTAGCAACGAGCCAGCTACAACCAGAAGTCTTAACACAGGTAGTGGCTGGAATCAGCCAAGGGTGCTGTCAGGCAGGATGTGCCCTTTTAGGTGGTGAAACGGCTGAAATGCCAGGATTCTATCAACCAGGCGAGTATGACCTAGCTGGCTTTTGTGTGGGTGTTGTGGAAAAGGCCAATATTCTTGATGGCTCCAGGGTGCAGGTTGGCGATCGCGTAATTGGTTTGGCGAGCCAGGGAGTTCATAGCAATGGCTTCAGCCTAGTGCGAAAAATTTTGTGCCACTTGGCAGCTACTGAGCTAGGTGGCGATCGTTCTGAAGTTGACTTGCTACGCCATGCCCTCGATTACTGTCCTCCTGAACTAGAAGGCCAGAGATTAGGGCATCTGCTAATGACCCCCACACAAATTTACGTTCAGCCAGTGCGGGCCATTCAACAAGCAAATCTGCCAATTCACGGTATGGCACACATCACTGGCGGCGGTTTGCCGGAAAATCTGCCCCGTTGTCTGGGACATGGCCAGGCCCTACGTTTAGATCCTAATAGTTGGCAACAGCCACCGATTTTTAACTGGTTGGCTACTCAGGGTGATGTTGCGATTGCAGAAATGTTCACAACGTTCAATATGGGGATTGGCTTTGCACTAATCGTACCCACTGACTATACAGACGATGTGTTAACAGTGCTGCAAGACAATGCTGTAACTGCTTGGGAAATTGGTGAGGTGATAGCTGGCGAGGGTTCTGTCGTCGGCATTCCATCAACTTGA